One Bufo gargarizans isolate SCDJY-AF-19 chromosome 4, ASM1485885v1, whole genome shotgun sequence DNA window includes the following coding sequences:
- the LOC122934760 gene encoding gastrula zinc finger protein XlCGF26.1-like: MEEWEYLEEHKDLYKDVMMENHQSLTSPDGSRQRNPPERCPSPQYSQDCPEEKPNIPLDHQDSSGGTIISFEIPVSMSVKDEDGLSSSHGYFNLSSYHEVEENNTTQTNSITPNVSSVFQSEDLSTDTTGHKKPSSNQSLIGRKRAKQKHGKIFPCEKPLKKDSNLSLHERNHRNKRSFSCSECGKSFTRKFILVGHQRTHTGEKPYSCSECGKSFTRKFILVGHQRSHTGEKPHSCSECGKCFSRKSHLVSHLKIHLDEQSFICSDCGKCFNQKSTLLYHQRTHERNKLFSCSECGKCFSQKSDLYRHQQSHTGERPYPCPECGKGFSQKSCLEGHLRIHLGEKPFSCLDCGKCFTGQSNFIRHQRTHTGEKLYSCLECGKCFSQKSNLVTHQRTHTGEKPFMCPECGKYFGVKSLLIEHQRIHTGEKPFSCSECGKSFSLKSNLVRHQKTHTGEKPFMCTECGKYFGVKTLLIQHLRSHTGERPFSCPQCEKCFTQKTHLVTHLRNHLGVKPFSCIECGKSFSLKSCLGRHQRIHTGEKPFSCIECGKCFILKSHLVRHQRTHTGEKPFMCPECGKCFSVKSQLVTHQRAHTGEKPFSCPKCGKSFIQKSSLSKHERTHSEEKQF, encoded by the exons GACAGTTCTGGAGGAACAATAATTAGCTTTGAAATACCCGTATCAATGTCAGTGAAAG ATGAAGACgggttgagcagctcccatgGATACTTCAATTTATCTTCCTACCATGAAGTAGAAGAGAACAATACCACGCAAACTAATTCAATAACTCCTAATGTATCCTCAGTCTTTCAAAGTGAAGATCTATCCACTGACACCACTGGTCACAAGAAACCTTCATCTAATCAATCACTGATTGGCAGAAAAAGAGCTAAACAGAAACATGGGAAAATATTTCCTTGTGAGAAACCGTTAAAAAAGGATAGTAATCTGTCTTTGCATGAGAGAAATCACAGAAACAAAAGGTCATTTTCATGctctgaatgtgggaaatcttttaccAGGAAATTCATTCTAGTTGGACATCAGaggactcacacaggagagaagccttattcatgttcagaatgcggaAAATCTTTTACCAGAAAATTCATTCTAGTtggacatcagagaagtcacacaggagagaagccgcattcatgttcagaatgtgggaaatgttttagtcggAAATCACATCTTGTGAGCCATCTAAAAATCCACTTAGACGAGCAGTCATTTATATGTTCAGACTGTGGAAAATGCTTTAATCAGAAATCAACTCTTCTTTATCATCAGAGAACTCATGAAAGAAATAAgctattttcatgttcagaatgtgggaaatgttttagtcagaaatcggACCTCTATAGACATCAGCAATCTCACACTGGGGAGAGGCCATatccatgtcctgaatgtgggaagggttttagtcagaaatcatgTCTTGAGGGCCATCTAAGAATCCACTTaggggaaaagccattttcatgtttagattgtgggaaatgttttaccggTCAATCAAATTTTATTcggcatcagagaactcacacaggggagaagctatattcatgtcttgaatgtggaaagtgttttagtcagaaatcaaatcttgttacacatcagagaactcacacaggggagaagccatttatgtgtcctgaatgtgggaagtattTTGGTGTGAAATCATTGCTTATagaacatcaaagaattcacacaggagagaagccattttcatgttcagaatgtgggaagagttttagtctgaaatcaaatcttgttagacatcagaaaactcacacaggggagaagccatttatgTGTACTGAATGTGGTAAGTATTTTGGTGTGAAAACATTGCTTATACAACATCttagaagtcacacaggggagaggccattttcatgtccGCAGTGTGAAAAATGTTTTACTCAGAAAACACATCTTGTGACCCATCTAAGAAATCACTTAGgggtgaagccattttcatgcataGAATGTGGGAAGTCTTTTAGTCTGAAATCGTGTCTTggtagacatcagagaattcacacaggggagaagccattttcatgcatagaatgtgggaaatgttttattctgaaatcacatcttgttagacatcagagaactcacacaggggagaagccattcatgtgtcctgaatgtgggaagtgtttcagTGTGAAATCGcaacttgttacacatcagagagctcacacaggagagaagccattttcatgtcctaaaTGTGGGAAGTCTTTTATTCAGAAATCAAGTCTTTCTAAACATGAGAGAACTCACTCGGAGGAGAAGCAATTTTAA